One Streptomyces sp. NBC_00554 DNA segment encodes these proteins:
- a CDS encoding helix-turn-helix transcriptional regulator yields MSIVASGASALPSAPDGKGVGPLLRGWREQRRVSQLELALRAGSSARHISFIETGRSRPSEEMVLRLAEHLEVPVRERNALLLAAGYAPHYPETPLDDPAMDALREGMERLIQGYEPYPALVVDATYNVLAANRGIVMLLDGVPEALLAPPLNAMRLTLHPQGMAPRIRNHRAWRDHLLAQMDRQIALRRSEPLRALYEEVAAYPVPDPTPEDQPLDAVPYFALPMRIEHDGRILSFISSISTFNTPMDVTVSELAIETFLPADPATAKYLQNLHS; encoded by the coding sequence ATGAGCATTGTCGCTTCCGGTGCCTCCGCGCTCCCAAGTGCCCCCGACGGCAAGGGCGTCGGCCCGCTGCTGCGCGGCTGGCGGGAGCAGCGGCGGGTGAGTCAACTGGAGCTGGCGCTGCGGGCCGGTTCATCCGCCCGGCACATCAGCTTCATCGAGACGGGCCGCTCCCGCCCGAGCGAGGAGATGGTGCTGCGACTCGCCGAGCACCTGGAGGTCCCTGTCCGGGAACGCAACGCGCTGCTGCTGGCCGCCGGCTACGCGCCCCACTACCCGGAGACCCCGCTCGACGACCCGGCGATGGACGCCCTGCGCGAGGGCATGGAGCGGCTGATCCAGGGCTACGAGCCGTATCCGGCGCTGGTGGTCGACGCGACGTACAACGTCCTCGCCGCGAACCGGGGCATCGTCATGCTCCTGGACGGTGTCCCCGAAGCCCTTCTCGCGCCCCCGCTGAACGCGATGCGTCTGACCCTGCACCCGCAGGGCATGGCTCCGCGCATCCGCAATCACCGCGCATGGCGCGACCACCTGCTCGCGCAGATGGACCGGCAGATCGCCCTGCGCCGCTCGGAGCCGCTGCGCGCCCTGTACGAGGAGGTGGCCGCGTACCCGGTCCCGGACCCCACCCCGGAGGACCAGCCCCTCGACGCCGTCCCCTACTTCGCGCTCCCGATGCGGATCGAGCACGACGGCCGGATCCTGTCCTTCATCTCGTCCATCTCGACCTTCAACACCCCGATGGACGTGACGGTCTCCGAGCTGGCCATCGAGACGTTTCTCCCCGCGGACCCGGCGACGGCCAAGTACCTTCAGAATCTGCATTCTTGA
- a CDS encoding ADP-ribosylglycohydrolase family protein gives MRNGRLGWEAEAVYRARVRGCLLGGAIGDALGYPIEFDSLDRIRAAHGPRGVTGLVPDGDGVVGRVSDDTQMTLFTVEGLQQAHARERLKGIGGGWPRLVRWAYGRWLDTQTQPGPAADVHGGLAAQSWLYARRAPGNACLSGLQEQDHVPDPMTELGPPGPVNPGSKGCGTVMRSAPFGLAPTSDDFAFGMAARCARMTHGHPTGYYAAGALAAIVVRLVAGESLESAVLRALRLLARHPGHEETSAALTRALDLASEGAPTAEKLESLGAGWIAEEALAMGVYSALATPDVADALLLSVNHSGDSDSTGSICGNLLGARHGDHGLPQEWLERIEGRATITVLADEFAAECVRR, from the coding sequence ATGAGGAACGGGCGGCTGGGCTGGGAGGCCGAGGCGGTCTACCGGGCACGGGTACGGGGCTGTCTGCTGGGCGGGGCGATCGGCGACGCGCTCGGCTATCCGATCGAGTTCGACTCACTGGACCGGATCCGCGCGGCGCACGGCCCCCGCGGAGTGACCGGACTGGTCCCCGACGGCGACGGGGTCGTGGGACGCGTCAGCGACGACACACAGATGACCCTGTTCACGGTGGAGGGCCTCCAGCAGGCGCACGCGCGTGAGCGGCTCAAGGGCATCGGGGGCGGCTGGCCGCGGCTGGTGCGGTGGGCGTACGGAAGGTGGCTGGACACACAGACGCAGCCCGGGCCCGCCGCGGACGTCCACGGGGGACTCGCCGCGCAGAGCTGGCTGTACGCACGCCGGGCGCCCGGCAACGCCTGCCTCTCCGGGCTCCAGGAGCAGGACCACGTTCCCGACCCGATGACCGAGCTCGGCCCGCCCGGACCCGTCAACCCCGGCTCCAAGGGGTGCGGGACGGTGATGCGCTCGGCACCCTTCGGGCTGGCCCCCACCTCGGACGACTTCGCCTTCGGGATGGCCGCGCGGTGCGCCCGGATGACCCACGGTCACCCCACCGGGTACTACGCCGCCGGAGCGCTCGCCGCGATCGTCGTCCGTCTGGTCGCCGGGGAGTCCCTGGAGAGCGCCGTGCTGCGCGCCCTGCGGCTGCTGGCCCGCCACCCCGGGCACGAGGAGACCTCCGCCGCCCTGACCAGGGCCCTCGACCTGGCCTCCGAAGGCGCCCCGACCGCCGAGAAGCTCGAGTCCCTCGGCGCCGGCTGGATCGCCGAGGAGGCCCTGGCCATGGGCGTCTACAGCGCCCTCGCCACCCCCGACGTCGCCGACGCCCTCCTCCTCTCCGTCAACCACTCCGGGGACAGCGACTCCACCGGCTCCATCTGCGGCAACCTCCTCGGCGCCCGGCACGGCGACCACGGGCTCCCGCAGGAGTGGCTGGAGCGGATCGAGGGGCGCGCCACGATCACCGTCCTGGCGGACGAATTCGCGGCGGAGTGCGTACGGCGCTGA
- a CDS encoding rhamnogalacturonan lyase: MQHPHPHSTRRAALSAVIATAALVAAGLTALTPGTAEAATARQVEALDRGVVSVYTGSGNLVSWRWLGTDPNDVSFNVYRAGTKVNSTPITGSTNYFHSGAPNSADYTVRAVVGGVEQGDSVHAIQFRTGYKDVPITPPAGGTTPDGVAYTYEANDASVGALDGDGALDFVLKWQPTNAKDNSQSGYTGNTIIDGIKLDGTRLWRIDLGRNIRSGAHYTQFQVYDYDGDGKAEVALKTADGTTDGRGTVIGSSSADYRNSSGYVLSGPEFLTMFNGQTGAAMGTVDYVPARGTVSSWGDSYGNRVDRFLAGTAYLDGARPSLIMARGYYTRTVIAAWDWRNGAFTRRWTFDTNSSTNSGKGFDGQGSHSLSVGDVDGDGKDEIVYGAMAVDDNGNGLWTTKTGHGDAQHLGDLDPSHAGLEYFKVSESSGQPAELYINPANGTVNWSLAACCDNGRGVAGDIYAGNDGAEMWSASDTSIRDEAGATKGREPSSVNFLSWWDGDTTRELLDGTHIDKYGTSSDTRLLTGASVHSNNSTKATPSLSGDLFGDWREEVVWPTSANTALRIYSTPTETTTKITTLLHDTMYRTGLAWQNTAYNQPPHPSFFIGNGMATAPRPAVYTP; the protein is encoded by the coding sequence GTGCAGCACCCGCATCCGCACAGCACCCGAAGAGCCGCACTCTCGGCCGTGATCGCCACGGCGGCCCTAGTCGCCGCTGGACTCACTGCGCTCACCCCGGGCACCGCCGAGGCCGCCACCGCCCGCCAGGTCGAGGCCCTCGACCGGGGAGTCGTCAGCGTCTACACCGGCAGCGGCAATCTCGTCAGCTGGCGCTGGCTCGGCACCGACCCGAACGACGTGTCGTTCAACGTCTACCGCGCCGGTACGAAGGTCAACTCGACCCCGATCACCGGCTCCACGAACTACTTCCACTCCGGTGCGCCCAACTCGGCCGACTACACGGTCCGCGCGGTCGTGGGCGGCGTCGAGCAGGGCGACTCGGTGCACGCGATCCAGTTCCGCACCGGATACAAGGACGTGCCCATCACCCCGCCCGCGGGCGGCACGACCCCCGACGGAGTCGCCTACACCTACGAGGCCAACGACGCCTCCGTCGGCGCACTCGACGGCGACGGCGCACTCGACTTCGTCCTCAAATGGCAGCCGACGAACGCCAAGGACAACTCCCAGTCCGGCTACACCGGCAACACGATCATCGACGGAATCAAGCTCGACGGCACCCGTCTGTGGCGCATCGACCTCGGCAGGAACATCCGCTCGGGCGCGCACTACACGCAGTTCCAGGTGTACGACTACGACGGCGACGGCAAGGCCGAGGTCGCCCTGAAGACGGCGGACGGAACGACGGACGGCCGGGGCACGGTGATCGGCAGTTCGTCCGCCGACTACCGGAACTCGAGCGGGTACGTGCTCTCCGGACCCGAGTTCCTGACCATGTTCAACGGGCAGACGGGCGCCGCCATGGGCACCGTCGACTACGTCCCGGCGCGCGGCACCGTCTCCTCCTGGGGCGACTCCTACGGCAACCGCGTCGACCGATTCCTCGCGGGTACCGCCTACTTGGACGGCGCCCGGCCCTCGCTCATCATGGCGCGCGGCTACTACACCCGTACCGTGATCGCCGCCTGGGACTGGCGGAACGGCGCGTTCACACGCCGCTGGACCTTCGACACCAACTCCTCCACCAACAGCGGCAAGGGATTCGACGGCCAGGGCTCGCACAGCCTGTCCGTCGGTGACGTCGACGGCGACGGCAAGGACGAGATCGTCTACGGGGCGATGGCCGTCGACGACAACGGCAACGGGCTGTGGACCACGAAGACCGGCCACGGCGACGCCCAGCACCTGGGCGACCTGGACCCCTCGCACGCGGGCCTGGAGTACTTCAAGGTGTCCGAGTCGAGCGGCCAGCCGGCGGAGCTGTACATCAACCCGGCCAACGGGACCGTGAACTGGAGCCTCGCGGCCTGCTGCGACAACGGCAGGGGAGTGGCCGGAGACATCTACGCCGGCAACGACGGCGCCGAGATGTGGTCGGCCTCCGACACCTCCATCCGCGACGAGGCCGGCGCCACCAAGGGCCGCGAACCGTCCTCCGTCAACTTCCTGTCCTGGTGGGACGGCGACACCACCCGCGAACTCCTCGACGGCACCCACATCGACAAGTACGGCACGTCGTCCGACACCCGCCTGCTGACCGGCGCCTCGGTCCACTCCAACAACAGCACCAAGGCCACCCCGTCCCTGTCCGGCGACCTCTTCGGCGACTGGCGCGAGGAGGTCGTCTGGCCGACCTCGGCCAACACGGCCCTGCGCATCTACTCGACCCCGACCGAGACGACCACCAAGATCACCACCCTGCTCCACGACACGATGTACCGCACAGGCCTGGCCTGGCAGAACACCGCCTACAACCAGCCGCCCCACCCGAGCTTCTTCATCGGCAACGGGATGGCGACAGCGCCGCGCCCGGCGGTCTACACGCCATAA
- a CDS encoding serine hydrolase domain-containing protein, producing MTPTSRMRLALVLATAMLLAAEAATAVARPAGSSAADRLRRDTEAIHALGVSGVQARAVAPDGRQSVAISGTADLRTGRPVSSDGYFRMASTAKTLVATVVLQLEAEGGLSLDDTVDHWLPGVVRGNGNDGSRITLRQLLQHTSGIHDDLPGYTTPEEYYQQRHDVHSSEQLVARAMAHAPDFPPGEGWAYSNTDYVLLGMIIQTVTGQPAHQEIEDRVLRPLGLDRTRWTGTSSALPRPHAEAYQLFGPGSLVNVTDQVAVGHEISFATTTRDENRLLRALLAGRLLPPRQLAEMKQTVPVSADLQQWWPGGRYGLGLVERPLTCGGTYWSHEGGDGGYITLNGVTDDGRRSAVVSMSEARGDTPEHILAQENAASALIDHALCAGDPSSP from the coding sequence ATGACTCCGACTTCGCGCATGCGCCTCGCCTTGGTTCTGGCCACCGCCATGCTGCTCGCCGCCGAGGCGGCCACCGCCGTGGCCCGGCCCGCGGGTTCCTCCGCCGCAGACCGGTTACGCCGGGACACCGAGGCGATCCACGCCCTCGGTGTCAGCGGAGTGCAGGCCCGCGCGGTCGCACCCGACGGCCGGCAGTCGGTCGCCATCAGCGGCACGGCCGACCTGCGCACGGGCCGCCCGGTCTCTTCCGACGGCTACTTCCGCATGGCCAGCACGGCCAAGACGCTGGTCGCCACCGTGGTCCTCCAACTGGAGGCCGAGGGCGGGCTGTCCCTGGACGACACCGTCGACCACTGGTTGCCGGGAGTGGTGCGGGGCAACGGCAACGACGGCAGCCGGATCACCCTCCGCCAACTGCTCCAGCACACCAGCGGCATCCACGACGACCTGCCCGGATACACCACACCGGAGGAGTACTACCAGCAGCGCCACGACGTTCACAGTTCCGAGCAGCTGGTTGCCCGCGCCATGGCCCACGCGCCGGACTTCCCGCCCGGCGAGGGCTGGGCGTACTCCAACACCGACTACGTCCTGCTCGGCATGATCATCCAGACGGTCACCGGTCAACCCGCCCACCAGGAGATCGAAGACCGCGTCCTGCGCCCGCTCGGCCTCGACCGGACCCGGTGGACCGGCACTTCCTCCGCCCTGCCCCGGCCGCACGCCGAGGCCTACCAGCTCTTCGGCCCCGGCTCCCTGGTGAACGTCACCGATCAGGTCGCGGTGGGCCACGAGATCTCGTTCGCCACGACCACGCGGGATGAGAACCGCCTCCTCCGCGCGCTGCTCGCGGGCCGCCTGCTGCCGCCGCGGCAGCTCGCCGAGATGAAGCAGACCGTCCCCGTGAGCGCGGACCTCCAGCAGTGGTGGCCCGGCGGCCGATACGGGCTCGGCCTGGTCGAACGCCCCCTGACCTGCGGAGGAACCTACTGGAGCCACGAGGGCGGGGACGGCGGCTACATCACCCTCAACGGCGTCACCGACGACGGCCGTCGGAGCGCCGTGGTCTCGATGTCCGAGGCACGCGGTGACACCCCGGAACACATCCTGGCCCAGGAGAACGCGGCCAGTGCCCTGATCGACCACGCACTGTGCGCCGGGGACCCCAGCAGCCCGTGA
- a CDS encoding CU044_2847 family protein: MAESVDQASTGVLVQVVDLESGREIAWGSNVAETLRNRLGDIRDAIHAGAESVAGGLGNLPGREGWEVGEVSATFGITLTAEAGVILSKASTEATFEVAITFRRREG, from the coding sequence ATGGCAGAGTCCGTCGACCAGGCCTCGACCGGTGTACTCGTCCAAGTCGTGGATCTTGAGAGCGGTCGCGAGATCGCCTGGGGATCCAATGTCGCCGAGACGCTGAGAAACCGGCTGGGCGATATTCGGGACGCCATCCATGCGGGGGCTGAATCGGTCGCCGGCGGTCTCGGCAATCTGCCCGGTCGGGAGGGCTGGGAAGTCGGCGAGGTTTCGGCCACCTTCGGAATCACACTCACGGCCGAGGCCGGGGTGATCCTTTCGAAGGCGTCCACCGAGGCGACGTTCGAGGTGGCGATCACTTTCCGCCGCCGTGAGGGATAG
- a CDS encoding 4a-hydroxytetrahydrobiopterin dehydratase: MPVEPLSQKEIEDQLADLPGWSLDGDRLARTYRLGSHFAATALVVHIAQMQDELDHHSDLTLGYNTVSLTVNTHSVGGAVTELDLTLARRVEDLAPGHGAH, from the coding sequence ATGCCCGTCGAACCGCTGTCGCAGAAGGAGATCGAGGACCAGCTGGCGGACCTGCCGGGCTGGTCCCTGGACGGCGACCGGCTCGCCCGCACCTACCGGCTCGGTTCGCACTTCGCGGCGACCGCGCTCGTCGTGCACATCGCTCAGATGCAGGACGAACTGGACCACCACTCCGACCTCACCCTCGGCTACAACACCGTCTCCCTCACCGTGAACACGCACAGCGTCGGCGGCGCGGTCACCGAGCTCGACCTCACGCTCGCCCGCAGGGTGGAGGACCTGGCTCCCGGGCACGGTGCGCACTGA
- a CDS encoding class I SAM-dependent methyltransferase: MLDYDKEADEYDATRGGEPRATAAADAVLGLVPEDTRTLLDVACGTGIVTRRLAAGRPGLRVTGVDAAYGMARMAAARMPGAVVLADSRRLPFPDGEFDAVTSVWLLHLVDGPEDVRAIVAECTRVLRPGGVYVTTVDKAAAHDVGSDIDAVLAPRPRRPAQDGAERVESYALGHGLVPAGRARFRGHGQGRSPHSTVADLRRGWFTQLAPDDPVTERFATRLAALPRQRLPRPDPEFTLLAFRKPKPSA; this comes from the coding sequence ATGCTCGACTACGACAAGGAAGCCGACGAGTACGACGCCACGCGGGGCGGTGAGCCGAGGGCCACGGCGGCCGCCGATGCCGTACTCGGCCTCGTCCCCGAAGACACCCGCACACTGCTCGACGTCGCCTGCGGCACCGGGATCGTGACCCGGCGCCTCGCCGCCGGGCGGCCGGGGCTGCGGGTGACGGGCGTGGACGCCGCGTACGGGATGGCGCGGATGGCGGCGGCGCGGATGCCGGGCGCCGTGGTCCTCGCCGACAGCCGCCGACTGCCCTTCCCCGACGGGGAGTTCGACGCCGTGACCAGCGTGTGGCTGCTTCATCTGGTCGACGGCCCCGAGGACGTCCGGGCCATCGTCGCCGAGTGCACGAGGGTGCTGCGGCCGGGCGGGGTGTACGTCACCACCGTCGACAAGGCCGCTGCGCACGACGTCGGCAGCGACATCGACGCCGTACTCGCCCCGCGTCCGCGCCGCCCCGCCCAGGACGGCGCCGAGCGCGTCGAGTCGTACGCCCTCGGGCACGGACTCGTCCCGGCGGGCCGGGCCCGGTTCCGGGGCCACGGCCAGGGGCGCAGCCCGCACAGTACGGTGGCGGACCTGCGGCGCGGCTGGTTCACGCAACTGGCGCCGGACGACCCCGTGACCGAGCGGTTCGCCACCCGCCTCGCGGCGCTCCCTCGTCAGCGACTCCCGCGTCCCGACCCGGAGTTCACCCTGCTGGCCTTCAGGAAACCGAAGCCCTCCGCGTGA
- a CDS encoding helix-turn-helix transcriptional regulator, which yields MKSARLVSILLLLQTRGRMTATQLAEELEVSVRTVYRDVDALHTAGVPLYGDAGHAGGYQLLDGYRLRLTGLTEGEAEALFLAGVPGPAAELGLGSVLAAAQLKVRAALPGELRAHADRISGRFHLDAPGWYADADETPHLPAVADAVWNSRVLHIRYRRWRTPTDVQRRLEPYGLVLKAGRWYVVAGPGPRTFRVDQILELAVSDEEFTRPEDFDLAAYWTAYQRDFHDRLHQGEAVVRIAPGVKLTGPAGRAAAANGRPDQDGWIHATVPIESIGHAHAEFLRLGTDIEVLAPAELRERIARTAVELAERYGNSAMSGDD from the coding sequence GTGAAATCAGCGCGCCTCGTCTCGATCCTCCTGCTCCTCCAGACCCGCGGCCGAATGACCGCCACCCAGCTCGCCGAGGAGCTGGAGGTGTCGGTGCGAACCGTGTACCGGGACGTGGACGCGCTGCACACGGCCGGCGTGCCGCTCTACGGGGACGCTGGGCACGCGGGCGGCTACCAGCTCCTGGACGGCTACCGCCTCCGTCTCACCGGGCTCACCGAGGGAGAGGCCGAGGCACTGTTCCTCGCCGGCGTCCCCGGGCCCGCCGCCGAACTCGGACTCGGCTCGGTCCTCGCCGCCGCCCAGCTGAAAGTGCGCGCCGCACTCCCGGGCGAGCTGCGCGCGCACGCCGACCGGATCAGCGGCCGCTTCCACCTGGACGCGCCCGGCTGGTACGCGGACGCCGACGAGACCCCGCACCTCCCCGCCGTCGCCGACGCCGTGTGGAACAGCCGCGTCCTGCACATCCGCTACCGCCGCTGGCGCACACCCACCGACGTGCAGCGCCGCCTGGAGCCGTACGGCCTCGTCCTGAAAGCGGGCCGCTGGTACGTCGTCGCGGGCCCGGGACCGCGTACGTTCCGGGTCGACCAGATCCTCGAACTCGCCGTCTCCGACGAGGAGTTCACCCGCCCCGAGGACTTCGACCTCGCCGCGTACTGGACCGCGTACCAGCGGGACTTCCACGACCGCCTGCACCAGGGCGAGGCCGTCGTCCGCATCGCGCCGGGAGTGAAGCTGACCGGCCCGGCCGGCCGCGCCGCCGCAGCCAACGGCCGCCCGGACCAGGACGGTTGGATTCACGCCACCGTCCCCATCGAGTCGATCGGCCACGCGCACGCCGAGTTCCTGCGGCTGGGCACGGACATCGAGGTCCTGGCACCGGCCGAACTGCGCGAGCGGATCGCCCGGACGGCCGTGGAACTGGCCGAGAGATACGGCAACTCCGCGATGAGCGGCGACGACTGA